From Prevotella sp. oral taxon 299 str. F0039:
CTGTTTTGTCTTTAGCCAACAATGCCACATCTGCATATATGGTTTGCGTATCAGATATATAAACATAATTGCTGTCATTCACGGCAAATTCTTTATAACCAAGAATAACATTCTTATCTTTTATACTCGCCTTTACGCCCTTGGAATCCATCTCTCCTTGTAAACCTAATGCTAATGTAAGTTTATTTTTAGAATCATATAATTTCGTATTAAGTGTTAAGTCTTTGTTCAACACACTACCATCTAATAGTGCATTGAATACATATTGAGGATTTTTAGGACTATTTCGTACCTGGGCTGCATACTTTAATTGATTATTCTGCGACATAACATTAAAACGAATCGTATCAATTTGGTTAGATTGCGCATAGACATCATATATTTCTGCACGACCATTTAGTCCTATAGAAGGTGACACCTGCATATCTATATTAGCTGAACCAACCTTATAACCATAACGTTTTAATATTTTCATAAACATGTTATTCTGCCCAGTTGTAAGATTGATATGTACTAAAGGTAGTTTCTTTTGTATTTCAAGATAATTGAATTGCTTATTGCGAATCTGCTTTTGAACTATAGATGATAGGGCATTACCTTTTCTCAAAAGATATTTATATCCGCCTTTTGCATTTAGTTTTAATTGAAAATCTCCACAATAAACATTTGCGTAAGTTGTATCACGACGTGTTATTCCATTAAACACAATACGTTGAGGATGATAATCTTTAGTACTATCACGCACAATAATATTATCAATATCCCCAAATGCTTTATAATTATCTTGTAAATCAGTGATAACACCTGCTCTACCACGAAGTGAGATGGTAAGAGGTTGGTCTGTAATACGAAGCTTATACAAATCTGCTTTAGATAGATTACATACAGCAGTAGCATCAACCAATCGCTTACTCATCAGTGCGTCAGCACTAATTGTACCATAAAGCAATTCGTTTTTACTATCTACAAATACCTTTGCTCTACCATTTTTTATAATTGCATTGGCTTTTATGTTGTTAAGTCGATAGTGATTATAAGCAAATTGTTGTATTGTTGTATTTAGATCTAAGCGTGTTTGGGGGGAGAATACATCGGTTCCCCTACCTTTAAGAGATACATTTCCACTAAAAGGTTGAAGACCTAAGCTGGGCATTAGACGTTGCAATTGCAGTTGATGTGCTTTAACTTGCGCATCATAAGTCATACTCTTTGTGTCAATAAATGCCTTACCGCTTATTTGTCCTACTCCTTCTTTCACATAAAAGGTAGTGTTATAGTGTGAACCATTTATCTTTAGATGACCATCTAAAGTCATATTCTGTGGCATTCTTACAACGCTTGTAACCGAAGAGGGTAGAAAAGAAGTAATAAAGTCGAGATTATAACTATTGCCATTCAACACAATATCGCCTACAAGATTATTGGGCTGATTTACATTTGCAAGAAAACCGCTTGCCTTCAACTTAAAAGCTGAAACCATTTGAGCATTCAGCGAGGCAATCCTTACATGTTTCATATTTCCTCGTATATCGCCTGTTATAACCAAAGGGTGACTTGGAAAGCGTTGAATTGCAGCCGAATAGGCTGGACCAAGATAGGCGATAAGGTCGGGTTTGGCAATACTTGCATTTAAAGCAAGATTCAGTTTACCAGGATTACGCTCGTCAAAAGCAGTTAAATCCATTGCCATTTGTGCTTTTAACTTTGAGTATGGTGTTTCTAAAAAGAAGTTTGGAAGTTGCATTTGCATGCTATCCATTGAAAAGGAACCACCTGCACGTTCTATTTTTAATCCACTTTTTTCTTTTAAGGTACAATAAATAATTTTTAGATTCAATTTCTCTGGGTTATAAGAAAAAGAATCTACACCTATTGCTATTTGAGATAATTCAAGGTGATTGTAATCGAATCCTCTTTTTATTGTTTCAAAAGGACGATCGTATTTCACCGCACCTTCTTTCCAATCTAACTGTCTTACAGAATAGCTTTTATGCAGAAGATCAAACAAACCACCGATTACTTCTGCATCGGTTATTTGAGTTCTCACAAATAAACTATCGTGTGGCATGCGCAATTGCACATTGGTTCGTTTCATTTTGAGGTTTAACAGCTTTATTTTCCACTCATTTTTAGTCGTCGAAGTATCAGGTGGAATGCTGTCGTTCATATATACTTTAACATTTGCATCTTCTAAAACAGCAGTATTGATCAATGCAAGTTTATTGCGGAGGTCTATGCCTTTACTAGAAATAAGTAGTTTTTTTATCCCCCCACTCACCCTAGCTTCGTCTACAAAATTGGTGGTATTAAAGTTAACTCCTTCTAATTTAAGTTGTTCCACCTCTATATTTTCTTGTAATAATGGTAGTAGTTCTACATCTACCAACATTCTTTTTACATCAGCAACTGTATCTTTCTGCGTAGAAATACTATCATTTTGTTGCAATACCTTTAGGTTTTCTGCGCCTAAATGCAATGGAAACACTAGCTTAACTCTCTCAACTGAGATATCTAAGCCTGTTTTTTCTGATGTAATCTGTACAACTTTAAATACTGCCCAACGCTGTATTGGTGGACAATATAATAGGATTGATAATAATAAAAATAGTGCGATGGGAGTTAACAACACAACCAACGCCCAACGGATATATTTTTTCATAATAAAATTCTAAAAATAGTTCTGTGCTAAGTTATAACGAATCTAACTGCAAAGTAAGCTATTTTTTCTGAATTCTGCTATAAAATTATATCTTATTTTGACATAACAAGCAGTTGATAAATGGAAAAAGATAGAAAGAAGTATAAAAAATGAAGCCTATACCATCGTTAAAGATACTATAGGCCATTTATTAGATTTAGGAATAAACTTTTGATGGAGTTTATTTTATAATTCGTTTGAAATCGGAAGGAATGGGAGTTTCGAAAAGAAGAGGCTTATGTGTTATGGGATGGTAGAAAGCTAGTACGTAAGCATGAAGACAAAGACGTCCAATTGGGTCATCACCATTACCATATTTTGTATCTCCACATACGGGATGTCCTATGTCAGCAGAATG
This genomic window contains:
- a CDS encoding translocation/assembly module TamB domain-containing protein codes for the protein MKKYIRWALVVLLTPIALFLLLSILLYCPPIQRWAVFKVVQITSEKTGLDISVERVKLVFPLHLGAENLKVLQQNDSISTQKDTVADVKRMLVDVELLPLLQENIEVEQLKLEGVNFNTTNFVDEARVSGGIKKLLISSKGIDLRNKLALINTAVLEDANVKVYMNDSIPPDTSTTKNEWKIKLLNLKMKRTNVQLRMPHDSLFVRTQITDAEVIGGLFDLLHKSYSVRQLDWKEGAVKYDRPFETIKRGFDYNHLELSQIAIGVDSFSYNPEKLNLKIIYCTLKEKSGLKIERAGGSFSMDSMQMQLPNFFLETPYSKLKAQMAMDLTAFDERNPGKLNLALNASIAKPDLIAYLGPAYSAAIQRFPSHPLVITGDIRGNMKHVRIASLNAQMVSAFKLKASGFLANVNQPNNLVGDIVLNGNSYNLDFITSFLPSSVTSVVRMPQNMTLDGHLKINGSHYNTTFYVKEGVGQISGKAFIDTKSMTYDAQVKAHQLQLQRLMPSLGLQPFSGNVSLKGRGTDVFSPQTRLDLNTTIQQFAYNHYRLNNIKANAIIKNGRAKVFVDSKNELLYGTISADALMSKRLVDATAVCNLSKADLYKLRITDQPLTISLRGRAGVITDLQDNYKAFGDIDNIIVRDSTKDYHPQRIVFNGITRRDTTYANVYCGDFQLKLNAKGGYKYLLRKGNALSSIVQKQIRNKQFNYLEIQKKLPLVHINLTTGQNNMFMKILKRYGYKVGSANIDMQVSPSIGLNGRAEIYDVYAQSNQIDTIRFNVMSQNNQLKYAAQVRNSPKNPQYVFNALLDGSVLNKDLTLNTKLYDSKNKLTLALGLQGEMDSKGVKASIKDKNVILGYKEFAVNDSNYVYISDTQTIYADVALLAKDKTGIHIYSNNESEDGMQDITLSVQEFDIAEMLSIMPFMPKMQGMLNGDLHFMKKDKSISVSSSMKIDRMVYENSPLGNLSTELVYMPLSDGSHAVDGRLMRDNQEIAIVEGSYNPQKKEALDVNLSLQHTPLSLVNGFIPDQIVGLKGYADGTLSVKGTPDKPNVNGEVYLDSAYLVSVPYGIELKMDDDPVRIVGSNLLFENFNFYSHNEEPLLTSGYFDFSDLDNMKLNLKMKANNYLLIDAEDNGNSLAYGKAWVNFSGTVAGSLTQLKMRGTLDVLGSTSMTYILLDSPLNNDNRFEGLVTFVDFREKKGQVVKKPTVNGLEMDMRINVDNGAHVRCDLNTDHSNYVDLIGGGELRMKYSNANEIQLNGRYTIRSGEMKYSLPVIPLKTFNIEEGSYVEFRGEAMNPTIQITATEQNKASVTTQEGAKRTVLFNCGVKVTNTLKNMGLEFIVSCQEDTDIANQLQAMSKEERGKIAVTMLTTGQYLYGGASNNFSMSSSLNSFLQSQINAITGSALKTFDMSFNMDNSSDASGSTRTNYSVKFAKRFLDNRLNVIVGGSFSSGGTNVEGTKDTFLDNITVEYRLNPNSNKYLKGYYKRDSYDWLDGYIGEYEVGFLWRRKLQHFQDIFRFKTKDKITDVVENDSIPAITQPTKEVK